The following proteins are co-located in the Malus sylvestris chromosome 13, drMalSylv7.2, whole genome shotgun sequence genome:
- the LOC126595425 gene encoding uncharacterized protein LOC126595425: MVNGDGGGCGGGDGGSNGGVIVVWWQLQFGGGGGDGGGNDGGNNGGSGDYGCGGSGGDCSYGGGDDGDGGDNSGNGSCGCDCGDSGESCGYGGGGGGGNNDGDR, from the exons ATGGtgaatggtgatggtggtggttgcggtggtggtgatggtggcagCAATGGTGGAGTTATAGTGGTG TGGTGGCAATTGCagtttggtggtggtggtggtgacggTGGCGGCAATGATGGTGGCAACAATGGTGGTAGTGGCGATTATGGttgtggtggtagtggtggcgATTGCAgttatggtggtggtgatgacGGTGATGGTGGTGACAATAGTGGTAATGGCAGTTGTGGTTGTGATTGTGGTGACAGTGGTGAAAGTTgtggttatggtggtggtggtggtggtggcaacaATGATGGTGATAGGTGA